A window from Gottschalkiaceae bacterium SANA encodes these proteins:
- a CDS encoding ABC-2 family transporter protein, protein MQLFKILFIASLKSQTQYAFDFIVNIIGNFLGVFADFLIIAMILIRFQNIQGWTLVEIAVIYSIIEFGFGIYRVIGDGLNNFETLILSGRFDTLLIRPASVLGQAMLQTVDFKKLGLVLQASLVGIWGLSQIEFIYPFAWIYLPTLYFASIAMNLLISILLASTAFWTGKNEDIVILGHYATRTAAQYPATIYHKFFQSVMTYVIPFFTVTYYPLMFLTGKSQQSLYLLAPWLGISILAPITISVWKMGIKRYSSTGT, encoded by the coding sequence ATGCAGCTATTTAAAATTTTATTTATCGCCTCATTGAAAAGCCAAACCCAATATGCTTTCGATTTCATTGTCAATATTATCGGAAACTTCCTTGGCGTTTTTGCAGACTTTTTAATTATTGCGATGATTCTCATTCGCTTTCAAAACATCCAGGGATGGACCTTGGTGGAAATTGCCGTCATCTACTCTATCATCGAATTTGGCTTCGGCATTTACCGTGTAATTGGTGACGGTCTGAACAACTTTGAAACACTGATCCTTTCCGGTCGCTTTGACACCCTCTTGATCCGTCCCGCATCCGTACTCGGTCAAGCCATGCTGCAGACTGTCGATTTTAAAAAACTTGGATTGGTCTTGCAAGCCAGTCTTGTCGGCATTTGGGGATTATCGCAGATCGAGTTTATTTATCCCTTTGCTTGGATCTATCTACCAACTCTCTACTTCGCTTCAATTGCCATGAATCTGCTAATCAGCATTTTATTGGCATCCACAGCCTTTTGGACGGGAAAAAATGAAGATATTGTAATTCTTGGGCACTATGCTACGCGAACTGCAGCACAGTATCCGGCAACGATCTATCACAAGTTCTTCCAATCCGTGATGACTTATGTGATTCCCTTCTTCACGGTTACCTATTATCCACTGATGTTTTTAACAGGAAAATCACAACAGTCCCTATACCTGCTGGCACCTTGGCTGGGTATTTCCATTCTGGCGCCCATCACCATAAGCGTCTGGAAAATGGGAATTAAACGCTATTCCAGCACAGGTACCTAA
- a CDS encoding DUF2087 domain-containing protein → MNKRIKEASLEQLLKGYVEEEDRFICLQCEQRFMKGEVYPQGERYLMAETATREHVLSEHPPLYETLMNLGKKEVGLTDKQKEVLMDFAAGLTDKQIAGKQGIAQSTVRHQRFVFKERAQQAKLYLAIYQLVEEATQGRKEDEFLDIHEGAKMVDDRYIITKKEEDKVKNNFLLSEVPLRLKAIPKGEKRKLVLLRLIVKEFEMEKRYTEKELNQILWAVYEDFVTLRRYLIEYGFMDRTRDCREYWVREGQV, encoded by the coding sequence ATGAATAAACGAATCAAGGAAGCAAGTCTTGAACAATTGCTGAAGGGTTATGTAGAGGAAGAAGATCGTTTTATTTGCTTGCAGTGCGAACAACGATTTATGAAAGGTGAAGTGTATCCCCAAGGTGAGCGTTACTTGATGGCAGAAACTGCTACACGGGAGCATGTATTATCAGAGCACCCCCCGCTATATGAAACGTTAATGAATTTGGGAAAGAAAGAAGTGGGTTTGACTGACAAGCAGAAAGAAGTTTTAATGGATTTTGCAGCAGGGCTAACGGATAAGCAGATTGCTGGAAAACAGGGAATTGCGCAAAGTACGGTCCGTCATCAGCGATTTGTATTTAAAGAGCGTGCCCAGCAGGCGAAATTGTACTTGGCGATTTACCAACTGGTCGAAGAGGCAACACAAGGAAGAAAAGAGGATGAGTTCTTGGACATACATGAAGGAGCGAAAATGGTGGATGATCGATATATCATAACAAAGAAAGAAGAAGACAAAGTAAAGAATAATTTTTTACTTTCAGAAGTTCCCTTGCGCTTGAAGGCGATTCCAAAAGGCGAAAAAAGAAAACTGGTATTGTTACGGTTGATTGTCAAAGAGTTTGAGATGGAGAAGCGATATACGGAAAAAGAACTCAATCAGATTCTTTGGGCCGTCTATGAAGACTTTGTTACCCTGCGCCGTTATCTGATTGAGTATGGCTTTATGGATCGAACCAGAGATTGTCGGGAGTATTGGGTACGAGAGGGTCAAGTTTAA
- a CDS encoding cation:proton antiporter, with amino-acid sequence MLKGIILLITFMLLAVLAGKLIAKIHMPAILGWLLTGMLIGPYALGWFSLEIMESSWFHAIISICELTAGIFIGTELVWKEMKTSGKQIFIICLAEGFNTFFVVSVAFGILFYLQAIPLYLAFLMGSIALATAPAPSLSIISEYKTKGPVTKTLMPLAILDDVIAILVFFTVLGIVSNRLSGSGLPLYYAPLVLCLSILLGIAYGIFASYFLKPQSSKTKTVITLGVCVGIATAFSLLINEHVLPSPMMNLMLIGVSFAATFTNLLPQERMTKIKSEINLFVVIAMILLILDLGAPLDFHLIIGAGWFTAVYILARAFGKISGSYLGSVLSKAPNTVKKYLGLTLLPHSGVSLIFTGISVGVLSQNAPEYASIIQGTIAAAAVINEIFAVILAKQGFKLAGEIASQKSENTLQSA; translated from the coding sequence ATGCTAAAAGGAATAATACTACTCATTACATTTATGCTACTTGCCGTCCTAGCAGGAAAACTAATTGCGAAAATTCATATGCCAGCCATACTGGGTTGGTTGTTAACAGGTATGCTCATTGGCCCCTATGCACTGGGGTGGTTCAGTCTTGAAATCATGGAAAGCTCATGGTTTCATGCCATTATTAGCATCTGCGAGTTAACCGCTGGTATATTTATCGGTACAGAGCTTGTGTGGAAAGAAATGAAAACATCAGGGAAACAAATCTTTATCATTTGTCTGGCAGAAGGATTTAATACCTTTTTCGTCGTCTCAGTTGCCTTTGGAATCCTTTTTTACTTGCAAGCGATTCCACTCTACCTGGCTTTCTTAATGGGGTCGATCGCTCTAGCAACCGCACCGGCTCCATCCTTATCCATTATCAGTGAGTATAAAACAAAGGGACCGGTTACAAAAACCCTGATGCCATTGGCAATTTTAGATGATGTTATCGCGATCCTCGTATTCTTCACGGTGTTAGGCATTGTCTCCAACCGATTGTCAGGGAGTGGACTTCCCTTGTACTATGCGCCTCTGGTCCTTTGTCTATCAATTCTACTTGGTATTGCCTACGGCATTTTTGCTTCCTATTTTCTAAAGCCACAGTCTTCCAAAACCAAAACTGTGATAACACTTGGGGTATGCGTCGGTATCGCTACTGCATTCAGCTTACTTATTAATGAACACGTTTTACCTTCTCCCATGATGAATTTAATGCTGATTGGCGTCTCCTTTGCAGCCACTTTTACAAACCTGCTTCCACAAGAACGGATGACGAAAATCAAAAGTGAAATCAATTTATTTGTTGTAATTGCCATGATTTTATTGATTCTTGATCTAGGTGCTCCCCTTGATTTTCATCTGATCATAGGTGCCGGTTGGTTTACCGCCGTCTACATCCTCGCACGGGCATTCGGTAAAATTAGCGGTTCCTACTTGGGCTCCGTTCTCTCAAAAGCCCCCAATACCGTGAAAAAATACTTGGGCCTCACTTTATTACCCCACTCTGGCGTTTCTCTTATTTTTACCGGAATTTCAGTTGGAGTCTTAAGCCAAAATGCACCTGAATATGCTAGTATCATACAAGGAACCATTGCGGCTGCAGCCGTAATCAATGAAATCTTTGCCGTTATCCTCGCAAAGCAAGGATTTAAATTAGCTGGAGAAATAGCAAGTCAAAAATCTGAAAATACCCTACAAAGCGCATAA
- a CDS encoding YkvA family protein, whose protein sequence is MDQDKRANNEYADMYNEKSLFNKFKTVAQKAGIIVVYASLVLYYTLQDAEIPLWAKSTIVGALGYFISPIDAIPDFTPLVGFSDDFGVLVLAIAAVYMYINEEAQERARKKLYDWFGDFNPDDLKSMDDRMKK, encoded by the coding sequence ATGGACCAAGATAAGAGGGCGAACAACGAATACGCGGACATGTATAATGAGAAGTCGCTCTTTAACAAGTTTAAGACGGTAGCACAAAAGGCGGGCATTATTGTCGTTTATGCAAGCTTGGTGCTGTATTATACCTTGCAGGATGCGGAGATTCCTTTATGGGCAAAATCAACGATTGTTGGTGCATTGGGTTACTTCATTTCTCCGATTGACGCCATTCCTGATTTCACCCCTCTCGTCGGCTTTTCAGATGATTTCGGTGTCTTAGTTCTGGCTATTGCGGCTGTTTACATGTATATCAATGAGGAAGCCCAGGAAAGGGCGCGCAAGAAGTTGTACGATTGGTTTGGGGATTTTAATCCAGATGATTTAAAATCGATGGATGACCGAATGAAGAAATGA
- a CDS encoding TetR/AcrR family transcriptional regulator, whose protein sequence is MRVSMTNRQRKALETKERIYQSALELLESDGYENIRIEDVCQKAEVSIGTFYNYFKSKNEILHLIYQKGDDYFENTVSDAIEGLEIEEAVIEFFRYYAKYNINTGLTTLKQLYNPENEFFTKKRGMQLVLGRLIQNGQDEGQLTEEFSSYEIVCDLFVLARGIVYDYCLKDGQFDLVEKMESYIQRVLKTYRNK, encoded by the coding sequence ATGAGAGTGTCGATGACGAATCGCCAGCGAAAAGCATTGGAGACAAAAGAAAGAATTTACCAATCAGCATTGGAACTATTGGAATCGGATGGTTATGAAAATATTCGAATTGAAGATGTTTGTCAAAAGGCTGAGGTATCGATTGGGACATTCTACAACTATTTTAAATCAAAGAATGAGATTCTTCACTTGATCTACCAAAAAGGTGACGACTATTTTGAAAACACCGTTAGTGATGCAATCGAGGGGTTGGAAATTGAAGAAGCAGTGATTGAATTTTTTCGCTATTACGCAAAGTATAATATCAACACGGGTTTGACAACGCTCAAACAGTTGTATAACCCTGAGAATGAGTTCTTCACAAAAAAACGGGGAATGCAGCTTGTTTTGGGTCGACTGATTCAAAATGGGCAGGACGAAGGTCAACTGACTGAGGAATTTTCGTCCTATGAAATTGTTTGTGACCTATTTGTTCTTGCAAGAGGGATCGTCTATGATTATTGTTTAAAAGATGGCCAGTTTGACTTGGTTGAAAAAATGGAATCGTATATTCAACGGGTATTGAAAACGTATAGAAATAAATAG
- a CDS encoding ATP-binding cassette domain-containing protein, producing the protein MSYITVRNLQKNYTIYEKTGRLKRNKRIVKALNHIDFNVEEGAFLGYIGPNGAGKSTTIKVLTGIMTPDGGEAKVGNYIPYKDRKAYVQNIGVVFGQKTQMWWDLPVLDTYRLLSGIYKVPQKVFKAQLEYLCDRLDLDEILHQPVRQLSLGQRMRAELGAAMIHDPKILFLDEPTIGLDIISKQKVNHFLKELNQGGKTIFLTTHDLKDIESLCQEMLILSQGQIVYKGAIDQLKSNTELPILVTAQLPLEQPLDALHHLKERYAFSFDQAKSQLEIQLTEKKQVAELARTLFHQFEIEDFRVDEPSIEEIIKKIYT; encoded by the coding sequence ATGTCTTATATTACGGTAAGAAATCTGCAAAAGAACTATACCATTTACGAAAAGACCGGACGCCTAAAGCGAAATAAAAGAATCGTGAAAGCTTTAAACCATATCGACTTCAACGTGGAAGAAGGCGCCTTCCTTGGATATATCGGCCCCAATGGCGCTGGAAAGTCAACAACCATTAAGGTACTCACAGGAATTATGACGCCCGATGGTGGAGAAGCAAAAGTCGGCAACTATATTCCCTACAAGGACAGAAAAGCCTATGTACAAAACATTGGTGTCGTCTTTGGGCAGAAAACCCAGATGTGGTGGGACCTACCGGTCCTGGATACCTATCGTTTGTTAAGTGGAATTTACAAGGTTCCACAAAAAGTATTCAAAGCTCAATTAGAATATCTTTGTGACCGTCTGGATCTTGATGAGATTCTCCATCAACCTGTGCGGCAATTGAGTTTGGGCCAACGCATGCGCGCGGAACTGGGTGCAGCCATGATTCACGATCCAAAAATCCTCTTTCTAGACGAACCCACGATAGGTCTAGATATTATCTCAAAACAAAAGGTGAATCACTTTCTCAAGGAATTGAACCAGGGTGGCAAGACCATCTTTCTGACCACCCATGATTTAAAGGATATCGAAAGTCTTTGCCAGGAGATGCTGATTCTTTCCCAAGGCCAAATTGTCTACAAGGGCGCTATCGATCAATTGAAAAGTAACACCGAGTTGCCAATTCTGGTCACCGCACAATTACCTCTTGAACAACCTCTTGATGCTCTCCATCATTTAAAAGAGCGTTATGCCTTTTCCTTTGATCAAGCAAAGTCCCAATTGGAGATACAATTGACTGAAAAGAAACAGGTCGCAGAACTGGCCCGTACCCTCTTTCATCAATTCGAGATCGAAGATTTTCGAGTCGATGAACCGAGCATCGAAGAAATTATCAAAAAAATCTATACATAA
- a CDS encoding TetR/AcrR family transcriptional regulator, with the protein MNQEEKNKMSRKRILQASLTEFGSQDYASVTINQLCKKHHLSKGLLFHYYRNKDELFLLCVQKLFLDLSHYLEKNFEPQSASMESNLQAYIQKRSAFFGENQLYARIFYTVIFNPPTHLIPQIHKMRAPIIETNRKFWQHILSELDLKSNVNQEEAIDLIMNLEDFIHMRFQKEYIDLTNQTADHINQYADEYINLFNMLFYGIVE; encoded by the coding sequence ATGAATCAAGAAGAAAAAAATAAGATGAGTCGAAAAAGGATTCTCCAAGCTAGTTTAACTGAATTCGGTAGTCAAGATTATGCATCTGTAACCATTAATCAATTATGTAAAAAACATCACCTCTCAAAAGGACTCTTGTTTCACTACTATCGGAACAAGGATGAACTATTTTTACTCTGTGTCCAGAAACTATTCCTCGACTTGAGTCACTATCTCGAGAAAAACTTCGAACCCCAGTCAGCCTCTATGGAATCAAACCTTCAGGCATATATCCAAAAACGTTCTGCCTTTTTTGGTGAGAATCAATTATATGCTCGGATCTTTTATACCGTTATTTTTAATCCACCGACGCATCTCATTCCGCAAATCCATAAAATGCGTGCCCCAATCATTGAAACGAATCGCAAATTTTGGCAACATATTTTATCTGAACTAGATTTAAAATCCAATGTAAATCAAGAGGAGGCCATCGATCTTATTATGAATCTTGAAGATTTTATTCATATGAGATTCCAAAAGGAATACATTGATTTAACAAATCAAACAGCCGACCATATTAACCAATATGCTGACGAATACATCAATCTTTTCAATATGCTTTTTTATGGTATTGTCGAATAA